A portion of the Cryptomeria japonica chromosome 5, Sugi_1.0, whole genome shotgun sequence genome contains these proteins:
- the LOC131039637 gene encoding cytochrome P450 94A2 — protein sequence MAEFFLDLLLPCVSLLIGIFFLLQLLFHGRKKSKSENPTLLPFFGILFPLIKNRHRFHDWITELLSASPSNTFKNHRLGGTKGYFTANPANLEHVLKTNFENYRKGERLNFILHDFLGRGIFNANGDLWKMQRKVASYEFNTKSLRNFVVETVQSEIQERLIPVLSKACNEGISIDLQDVLQRFTFDNICRVAFGADPAYLDPSLPQLPLARIFGDATELSFARFLYGMPFLWRIKRALNLGSERRLRRAIREVDDFAMNLIRARRKEIAESQLKGSDSPRNDLLSRFMAAANEFETETVEDEEKHKSDVFLRDMIVNFVLAGRDTSSTSLTWFFWVLSSHPRVESAIRHEILQILSKRKVEMEAEPKGGLNISFTYEELREMQYLHAAVCESLRLYPPVPLGSKSAVQDDILPDGSFVGKGWSIDYSIYAMGRMESIWGADCLEFKPERWFVNGEFVAENPYKFSAFHAGPRICLGKEMAFIQMKSTVASILHSFSLGVDQSFVPTYAIDFTMRMKGGMRVTVRKR from the coding sequence ATGGCGGAGTTCTTCCTTGATTTGCTCCTTCCCTGTGTTAGCCTTCTTATCGGCATCTTTTTCTTACTGCAGCTTCTATTTCATGGTCGAAAGAAGAGTAAATCTGAGAACCCCACTCTCCTTCCTTTCTTTGGCATACTTTTTCCACTGATAAAAAACCGTCACAGGTTTCACGATTGGATTACAGAGTTACTCTCAGCTTCTCCTTCCAATACATTCAAAAACCATCGGCTGGGAGGAACGAAAGGGTATTTCACAGCCAATCCTGCAAATCTGGAGCATGTGCTCAAAACAAATTTCGAAAATTACAGGAAAGGGGAACGCCTCAACTTTATTCTTCACGACTTTTTGGGCAGAGGAATCTTCAATGCCAATGGGGACCTGTGGAAAATGCAGAGGAAGGTTGCAAGCTACGAATTCAACACGAAATCGCTCAGAAATTTCGTCGTTGAGACGGTGCAATCAGAAATTCAGGAGCGCCTCATACCTGTCCTTTCCAAGGCCTGTAATGAAGGAATCTCCATAGATTTGCAAGATGTTTTGCAGAGATTCACCTTCGATAATATTTGCAGAGTAGCCTTCGGAGCAGATCCTGCTTATCTGGATCCTTCTCTCCCCCAATTACCCCTTGCTAGGATTTTTGGGGATGCAACAGAATTAAGCTTTGCGAGATTTCTTTACGGCATGCCCTTTCTCTGGAGAATCAAGCGTGCCCTTAACCTAGGTTCAGAAAGGCGGCTGCGCAGGGCGATCCGTGAGGTGGATGATTTTGCTATGAATTTAATTCGCGCTAGGAGGAAAGAGATCGCCGAGAGTCAATTAAAGGGAAGCGATTCCCCAAGAAATGATCTCCTTTCCAGATTTATGGCAGCAGCTAATGAATTTGAAACAGAGACTGTTGAAGATGAGGAGAAACACAAATCTGATGTTTTTCTCAGAGACATGATTGTGAATTTTGTGCTGGCTGGAAGAGATACGTCTTCGACTTCACTGACCTGGTTCTTCTGGGTGCTTTCATCACATCCGCGAGTGGAATCGGCCATCCGCCATGAAATTCTGCAAATTTTATCAAAAAGAAAAGTGGAAATGGAAGCTGAACCAAAAGGAGGATTGAATATCTCGTTTACATACGAGGAATTGAGGGAAATGCAATACCTCCATGCTGCTGTGTGTGAATCTCTGCGTTTGTACCCTCCTGTGCCTCTTGGTTCCAAATCTGCAGTTCAAGATGACATTTTGCCCGACGGTAGTTTTGTGGGCAAAGGGTGGTCTATTGACTACAGCATTTACGCCATGGGGAGGATGGAGAGCATCTGGGGAGCGGATTGCCTGGAATTTAAGCCTGAGAGATGGTTCGTCAATGGAGAATTTGTAGCAGAAAATCCTTACAAGTTCTCTGCTTTTCATGCCGGACCTCGCATATGTCTGGGAAAGGAGATGGCCTTCATTCAAATGAAGTCGACTGTGGCTTCCATACTTCATAGTTTTAGCTTGGGGGTCGATCAGAGCTTTGTTCCCACTTATGCAATTGACTTTACTATGCGTATGAAAGGAGGAATGCGGGTGACTGTGAGGAAAAGGTGA